DNA from Mesorhizobium loti R88b:
GCAGAGCTCGGCGCAGACATCGTCATGGCTGTCCAACCCGCCAAGGATGAAGCCGCCGCCATGGATGTAGAGCACTGTCGCTGCCGGTTGCGGGGCGGTGCGGTAGATGCGGATCGGAATGTGGTACGTGGGCGTTGCTATCGAAGAGGTTTCGGCCGTGACACCCTGGGGATAGCCGGCAAAGAATTCCCGGCACATGCGGTCGTAAATCGCGCGCTGTTGGGTGATCGTGTAGTCAATCGTATCGGGCGGGTAGTAGGAGTTGGTCCGCTCGATGAAGGCCCAGGTCTCGGCGTCGATAAGGGTTTTGTAGTCGGTCATGGAGCTCCTTTACCTCCCCCTTGATGGGGGAGGTCGCCGCAGAGCGGCGGGTGGGGGTGGCGGCGCTTCACCCCACCCCGGACCTTCGGTCCGACCCTCCCCATCAAGGGGAGGGTAAAGTGGCTCACTTCCCCTTCCACACCGGATCGCGCTTCTCCGCGAAGGCTCGAAACCCTTCCATATTGTCCTCCGAACCATAGAGCGCATCGACCGTCGCCAGCTGGCGCCGCGTCACGCGGTTCATCGCATCCTGGAAGGTCAGGGACTCGGCCACCCGTGCCGTCTCCTTGATCGCGGCGAAGACCAGCGGCGGGCCGCCGGCGAGCAGCCTTGCGATCTCCCAGACGCGATCCTCGAGCTTTTCCTTGGGCAGCACCTCGTTGACCAGGCCCCAGCGATGCGCCTCGGCGACATCCATCCAGCGGCCGGTGAGCAGGAGGTCCATGGCGACATGGTAGGGGATGCGCTTGGGCAGCTTGATCGTCGCCGCGTCGGCCAGCGTGCCGGCGCGGATTTCGGGCAGCGCGAAGGACGAATGGTCTGATGCGTAGATGAGGTCGCATGACAGCGCCAGTTCGAAGCCGCCGCCCACCGCCATGCCGTTGACGCAAGCAATGACCGGCTTGTTCAAGTCGCGCAATTCCTGCAGGCCGGCAAAGCCGCCGACGCCGTAATCGCCGTCGACCGCATCGCCGCTGGCGGCCGCCTTCAGGTCCCAGCCGGCGCAGAAGAACTTGTCGCCTGATGTCTTGACGATGGCGACGCGCAGGTCCGGATCGTCACGGAACGCCTTGAAGGTTTCGCCCATCAGCCGCGAGGTCTTGAGATCGATGGCGTTGGCCTTGGGCCGATCGAGCGTGACCTCGAGAATGGTGCCTTCGCGGCGGGTTGAAATGACGTCAGACATTCTTGTCTTCTCCCAGCACCAGCAGCGCGTCGGCGATCCAGGCACCCTTGCCTTCGACGCAGACGATCAGCGGGTTGATGTCGAGTTCCTCGATCTCGCCGGCATTCTTCTGCACGAATCCGGCAATGCCCGCGATGGCGTCGATGGCAGAAGCGACGTCGGCCTTCGG
Protein-coding regions in this window:
- a CDS encoding carnitinyl-CoA dehydratase, which produces MSDVISTRREGTILEVTLDRPKANAIDLKTSRLMGETFKAFRDDPDLRVAIVKTSGDKFFCAGWDLKAAASGDAVDGDYGVGGFAGLQELRDLNKPVIACVNGMAVGGGFELALSCDLIYASDHSSFALPEIRAGTLADAATIKLPKRIPYHVAMDLLLTGRWMDVAEAHRWGLVNEVLPKEKLEDRVWEIARLLAGGPPLVFAAIKETARVAESLTFQDAMNRVTRRQLATVDALYGSEDNMEGFRAFAEKRDPVWKGK